Proteins encoded in a region of the Methylobacterium radiotolerans JCM 2831 genome:
- the phnH gene encoding phosphonate C-P lyase system protein PhnH — protein MLAPGFADPVHDAQGTFRAVMDALARPGRVRALVAALAPPAPLTPELAAVALTLTDADTPVWLDPVLAAAPEVAEFLRFHTGAPLTGDPAAAAFALVREPARCPPLSRFAPGTPAYPDTATTLVLALDAVAEGEGLHLSGPGIRKAARLAPAPLPEGFVAQLAENRAGFPLGVDLILTAPGRVAGLPRSTTVTEA, from the coding sequence ATGCTCGCCCCCGGCTTCGCCGATCCGGTCCACGACGCGCAGGGCACCTTCCGCGCCGTCATGGACGCGCTCGCCCGCCCCGGACGCGTCCGGGCGCTCGTCGCCGCCCTCGCGCCGCCCGCGCCGCTGACGCCGGAACTGGCCGCCGTCGCGCTGACGCTCACCGACGCCGACACGCCGGTCTGGCTCGATCCGGTCCTCGCCGCGGCGCCGGAGGTCGCGGAATTCCTGCGCTTCCACACCGGCGCGCCGCTCACCGGCGACCCGGCCGCGGCCGCCTTCGCGCTGGTCCGCGAGCCCGCGCGGTGCCCGCCGCTGAGCCGGTTCGCCCCCGGCACGCCGGCCTATCCCGACACCGCCACGACCCTGGTGCTCGCCCTCGACGCGGTCGCCGAGGGGGAGGGGCTGCACCTGTCCGGCCCGGGCATCCGGAAGGCTGCCCGGCTCGCGCCGGCGCCGCTGCCGGAGGGCTTCGTGGCGCAGCTCGCCGAGAACCGCGCCGGCTTTCCCCTGGGCGTCGACCTGATCCTCACCGCGCCCGGCCGCGTGGCCGGTCTCCCGCGCTCCACGACGGTCACGGAGGCCTGA
- the phnG gene encoding phosphonate C-P lyase system protein PhnG: MTTTPRQAGSEGETAARQAVMALCAEASRADLEAALSGLDAPAAADLRVPETGLVMASGRIGGDGRPFNLGEVSVTRAAIRLADGPAGFAYHLGRDRTKARLAAILDALWQDPGRRARVEAALEPAARRLAESRARAARRTAATRVDFLTLARGED, translated from the coding sequence ATGACGACGACCCCGAGACAGGCCGGATCCGAGGGCGAGACCGCGGCGCGCCAGGCGGTCATGGCCCTCTGCGCCGAGGCGAGCCGCGCGGATCTAGAGGCGGCCCTGTCGGGCCTCGATGCGCCCGCGGCCGCGGATCTGCGCGTGCCGGAGACAGGTCTCGTGATGGCTTCGGGCCGGATCGGCGGCGACGGGCGGCCGTTCAACCTCGGCGAGGTCAGCGTGACCCGGGCCGCCATCCGCCTCGCGGACGGCCCGGCCGGCTTCGCCTACCATCTCGGTCGCGACCGCACGAAGGCGCGGCTCGCCGCGATCCTCGACGCCCTCTGGCAGGATCCGGGCCGGCGCGCCCGGGTCGAGGCCGCCCTGGAGCCCGCCGCCCGGCGGCTCGCGGAGTCCCGAGCGCGGGCGGCCCGGCGCACGGCCGCCACCCGCGTCGATTTCCTGACCCTCGCCCGCGGAGAGGATTGA
- the phnF gene encoding phosphonate metabolism transcriptional regulator PhnF, translated as MDAQEQAAGLVRGEGLTAWRQIADALTAEIAAGRYAPGQQLPAEAALAARFAVNRHTVRRALAALAEGGLVRASQGRGTFVEEAPLAYPIGPRTRFSEIVAGAGREAWGDLVASATVPAGPEQAASLALAPGAPILELLTVHRADSAPLSTALTWLPLPRFAGFAEAYAERGSITRAFATCGVHDYTRLSTRIRARPADSAEAQRLDIAPGRVVLVVSSVNIDPAGVPIQANRTLFAADRVELVIGG; from the coding sequence ATGGATGCGCAGGAGCAGGCGGCCGGCCTCGTCCGGGGCGAGGGGCTGACGGCGTGGCGGCAGATCGCCGACGCGCTGACGGCCGAGATCGCGGCGGGGCGCTACGCGCCGGGGCAGCAACTGCCCGCCGAGGCCGCCCTGGCGGCGCGGTTCGCGGTGAACCGGCACACGGTGCGGCGCGCCCTCGCGGCGCTCGCGGAGGGCGGCCTCGTGCGCGCCAGCCAGGGTCGGGGCACCTTCGTGGAGGAGGCGCCCCTCGCCTACCCGATCGGGCCGCGGACACGCTTCTCCGAGATCGTCGCCGGGGCCGGGCGCGAGGCCTGGGGCGACCTCGTCGCCTCGGCCACGGTCCCGGCCGGGCCCGAGCAGGCGGCCTCCCTGGCCCTCGCCCCCGGCGCGCCGATCCTGGAGCTGCTGACCGTCCACCGGGCGGACAGCGCCCCGCTCTCGACGGCGCTGACCTGGCTGCCGCTGCCGCGCTTCGCGGGCTTCGCCGAGGCCTACGCCGAGCGGGGCTCGATCACCCGGGCTTTCGCGACCTGCGGCGTCCACGACTACACCCGGCTCTCGACGCGGATCCGGGCCCGTCCCGCGGATTCCGCGGAGGCGCAGCGCCTCGACATCGCGCCGGGGCGGGTCGTGCTGGTGGTGTCGAGCGTCAACATCGATCCCGCCGGCGTGCCGATCCAGGCGAACCGCACCCTGTTCGCGGCCGACCGGGTGGAGCTGGTGATCGGGGGGTGA
- the phnE gene encoding phosphonate ABC transporter, permease protein PhnE, whose translation MSARPEALRAAARADLARLRARYPAQFRTDWPGRARLAALLVVLVGLAALGAWRLDFSVARILHGLGRLGTFAVLMLPPSPEGQFWTFLHALGETLGIAFLGTLTAAILAFPVAFLAARNVVPNPFARFAVRRGLDVMRSVDVLIWALIWINVVGLGPFAGALAIACSDFGALGKLFSEAIETCDRRAGEGVVASGGSALHRIRFGLIPGVLPVLASQVLYFFESNTRSATIIGIVGAGGIGQYLTELIRVLELQQVAFLVLMILVTVAAIDWISTRLRRAIIGPAAR comes from the coding sequence ATGAGCGCGCGTCCCGAGGCCCTGCGGGCGGCGGCCCGGGCCGACCTCGCCCGCCTGCGCGCGCGCTACCCCGCGCAGTTCCGCACCGACTGGCCGGGGCGGGCGCGGCTCGCCGCCCTGCTCGTCGTCCTGGTGGGGCTCGCGGCGCTCGGCGCCTGGCGCCTCGACTTCTCGGTGGCGCGGATCCTCCACGGTCTCGGGCGGCTCGGCACCTTCGCGGTGCTGATGCTGCCGCCGTCGCCGGAGGGCCAGTTCTGGACCTTCCTGCACGCGCTGGGCGAGACCCTCGGCATCGCCTTCCTGGGCACGCTGACGGCGGCGATCCTCGCCTTCCCGGTGGCGTTCCTGGCGGCGCGGAACGTCGTGCCCAACCCGTTCGCGCGGTTCGCGGTCCGCCGCGGCCTCGACGTGATGCGCTCGGTCGACGTCCTGATCTGGGCGCTGATCTGGATCAACGTCGTCGGCCTCGGCCCGTTCGCGGGGGCGCTCGCGATCGCGTGCTCGGATTTCGGGGCGCTCGGCAAGCTGTTCTCCGAGGCGATCGAGACCTGCGACCGACGCGCCGGCGAGGGCGTCGTCGCCTCGGGCGGCTCGGCGCTCCACCGCATCCGCTTCGGGCTGATCCCCGGGGTGCTGCCGGTGCTGGCGAGCCAGGTCCTGTACTTCTTCGAGTCGAACACCCGCTCGGCGACGATCATCGGCATCGTCGGCGCGGGCGGCATCGGCCAGTACCTCACCGAGCTGATCCGCGTGCTGGAGCTGCAGCAGGTCGCCTTCCTGGTGCTGATGATCCTCGTGACCGTGGCGGCGATCGACTGGATCTCGACCCGCCTGCGCCGGGCGATCATCGGGCCGGCGGCGCGCTGA